One stretch of Nicotiana tabacum cultivar K326 chromosome 18, ASM71507v2, whole genome shotgun sequence DNA includes these proteins:
- the LOC107809035 gene encoding uncharacterized protein LOC107809035 isoform X1 produces MDVPFETFISEYMRSTKDPDSLAIKLSIFIDSSDIDSREKCAVFLRKLLTSDNDFFTWWNLSESTQSTIKAILLERISIEESESILKHLGDTVSGLAASLLPRNNWPELLPFLYQCLDSSSFKLIESASSIFGQLAHDLGDTVVPWVKQVHSRLLNTLHDDNLDLDYSIAGMIAAITFIQFQCVSKSNQKERFQELLPALLKRLTDTLSNSDKEIAAHDVLKLLMKFAKDEPRFLRRQLTDVVSTMFEIAEDERLKEGTRHLTIEFLIILVETRKRAPGMMKRLPLFISRCFALLLKLLLDVKDDPAWHSVEIMKDDTGETSNFSFGKECLDRFSRALGGKSIAHIAIEQLCTYLDAPEWEKRHAAIFALAFIAKGCLKVMNKNLEQVVDMVLKCFEDPHPRVRWAACRAISSLLIDFRPDMQERYHNKIFLSLTAAMDDFHPQVQASSTRALCFFCLFGKPETSISYLDGIVSKLFVLLQNDKPIVQQQALTAITSISHSVKEHFGTYYDTVMSHLKAVLRNTDLKSNLILQPAIECIGSVAMAVGKEKFRGDEKQVMEVLMSLQGVQAKGDGPLINYLLIAYSRIFHCLGQDFLPYMSAVMPFFIQCAQLEPAMTISTQSDYGTNEFDDNSIDNVKKQDVLRAKARGCAMLCLCAEILKEDFYPWISQAVSIFIPLLKFYTYNDVRIYAVSAMSLLLSSAKLAVAKGIAQGGSESYFTKLSDYIVLALVEALHKEPVTEICGIMLYELNNCLQICVPLLTESQVRSIVNEIKHVITESSSRKQEFTEQAKTEDFDAEEAELLSAERKQQEEVLSYVGEILRTLIKAFKTSFLPFLDELSPYLLPMWAKDNTTNERRISILIFDSLVEECPEAALKYYDVCLPLVLEASNDEDPNVRQTALYGLGLWAEYGRSFFQPFVGEALSRIYVVLTHLSAREPENESAYDNAVSTLGKIYQFHGESIDSAQVIPAWLNCLPIKADLVEAKLVHEQLCSMVERSDREPLGPNYQYLPKVVSVFAEVLCSEKDLATKETVIRMIKVLRHLQQTLPPSTMESTWSYLLPQQEMELKLIQSAEEDAIL; encoded by the exons ATGGATGTTCCGTTCGAAACATTTATCTCCGAATACATGCGGAGCACAAAGGATCCTGACTCCCTTGCTATTAAGCTTTCTATCTTTATCGACTCTTCTGACATTGATTCCCGTGAAAAGTGTGCTGTCTTCCTTAGGAAGTTGCTTACTTCTGATAATGACTTCTTCACTTGGTGGAATCTAAGTGAGTCAACTCAATCCACCATCAAAGCTATTCTCCTTGAGCGTATCTCTATTGAAGAATCTGAATCCATCCTCAAACACCTCGGTGACACTGTTTCAGGTCTAGCAGCTTCACTTCTCCCCCGCAACAACTGGCCTGAACTGTTGCCATTCTTGTACCAATGCCTTGATTCATCTTCATTCAAGTTAATAGAGTCAGCTTCCTCTATATTTGGGCAACTAGCTCACGACCTTGGCGATACAGTAGTCCCTTGGGTAAAACAGGTGCACTCACGGTTACTTAATACACTACATGATGATAACCTCGATCTTGATTATAGTATTGCCGGCATGATTGCTGCGATCACCTTCATTCAATTTCAATGCGTATCAAAGTCAAATCAAAAGGAGCGGTTTCAGGAGCTATTGCCAGCTCTACTGAAGAGGTTGACTGATACATTGAGCAACAGTGATAAGGAGATCGCAGCACACGACGTGCTGAAACTTTTAATGAAGTTTGCGAAGGATGAGCCTAGGTTCTTGAGGAGGCAGCTAACGGATGTGGTGTCTACCATGTTCGAGATAGCAGAGGACGAGCGCTTGAAAGAGGGGACGAGGCACTTGACAATTGAATTTTTGATTATTTTGGTGGAGACAAGAAAGAGGGCCCCTGGTATGATGAAGAGGCTGCCCTTGTTTATTAGCAGATGTTTTGCATTGTTATTGAAGTTATTACTAGATGTTAAGGATGACCCTGCTTGGCATAGTGTCGAGATCATGAAAGATGATACAGGGGAAACAAGTAACTTCAGTTTTGGTAAAGAGTGTTTAGATCGGTTTTCTCGTGCATTAGGAGGTAAATCTATTGCTCATATTGCCATAGAGCAGCTATGCACTTACTTGGATGCTCCAGAGTGGGAGAAGCGCCATGCAGCTATCTTTGCACTTGCTTTCATTGCTAAAGGTTGCTTAAAG GTGATGAATAAGAATCTGGAGCAGGTGGTTGATATGGTTCTTAAATGTTTCGAAGATCCTCATCCTCGAGTCAGATGGGCTGCTTGTAGGGCAATTTCTTCATTGTTGATTGACTTCCGTCCAGATATGCAAGAACGATATCATAATAAAATATTCCTTTCATTAACTGCAGCTATGGATGATTTTCATCCACAAGTGCAG GCATCTTCCACTAGAGCTCTCTGCTTCTTCTGTTTGTTTGGCAAGCCAGAAACTTCAATATCTTACCTAGATGGAATAGTTAGCAAACTGTTTGTACTTCTACAG AATGACAAACCAATAGTCCAACAACAAGCATTAACTGCAATAACTAGTATATCTCACTCTGTTAAG GAGCACTTCGGAACCTACTATGACACTGTTATGTCACACTTGAAAGCTGTCCTGAGGAACACAGATCTGAAATCTAATCTCATTCTTCAACCCGCAATAGAGTGCATAGGCTCTGTTGCGATGGCTGTTGGCAAAGAGAAATTTAGGGGAGACGAAAAGCAG GTTATGGAAGTGCTTATGTCATTACAAGGAGTACAAGCGAAGGGGGATGGTCCTCTTATTAATTACTTGCTAATA GCATATAGTAGAATTTTTCATTGCCTTGGACAGGATTTTCTTCCTTATATGAGTGCAGTCATGCCCTTTTTTATTCAATGTGCTCAACTTGAACCTGCTATGACCATCTCTACACAGTCGGACTATGGAACTAATGAATTTGATGATAATAG TATAGATAATGTCAAGAAACAAGATGTTCTACGGGCGAAAGCTAGAGGCTGTGCTATGCTATGCCTTTGTGCTGAAATATTAAAGGAAGACTTCTACCCATGGATTTCTCAG GCTGTTTCAATTTTTATTCCGCTTTTGAAATTCTATACCTACAATGATGTCAGGATATATGCTGTTAGTG CCATGTCCCTCCTGTTGAGTTCTGCTAAGCTGGCTGTTGCGAAAGGGATTGCTCAAGGTGGAAGTGAGTCATATTTCACAAAGTTGTCAGACTATATAGTCCTGGCTTTGGTAGAGGCTTTGCATAAG GAGCCTGTGACAGAAATATGTGGAATCATGTTGTATGAATTGAATAATTGCCTGCAG ATATGTGTACCACTTCTCACTGAAAGTCAGGTTCGTAGCATCGTCAATGAGATAAAGCATGTCATTACAGaaagttcaagtagaaaacaagAATTCACAGAGCAAGCTAAAACAGAAGACTTTGATGCTGAGGAAGCTGAATTATTGAGTgcagaaagaaaacaacaagaagAAGTTCTCAGCTAT GTTGGTGAAATATTACGCACATTGATCAAAGCTTTCAAGACTTCTTTCTTGCCTTTCCTTGACGAGTTGTCGCCATATTTATTACCTATGTGG GCCAAGGATAATACAACTAACGAGAGACGTATATCTATTCTCATCTTTGATTCTCTTGTGGAGGAGTGCCCTGAAGCAGCTCTAAA GTACTACGATGTATGTCTTCCTTTAGTTTTGGAAGCAAGCAATGATGAAGACCCAAATGTTAGACAG ACTGCTCTTTATGGACTTGGCCTTTGGGCGGAATATGGTCGGTCTTTTTTCCAACCTTTTGTTGGAG AAGCTCTTTCAAGGATCTATGTAGTCCTTACGCATCTAAGTGCTCGTGAACCTGAAAATGAAAGTGCATATGATAATGCTGTCTCTACACTTGGTAAGATATATCAGTTTCATGGTGAAAGTATCGACTCAGCCCAG GTTATTCCAGCTTGGTTGAATTGCCTGCCTATAAAAGCTGATTTGGTTGAAGCCAAACTTGTTCACGAACAATTATGTTCAATGGTCGAAAG GTCGGACAGAGAACCGCTAGGTCCCAACTACCAATACCTTCCAAAAGTAGTTTCAGTTTTTGCCGAG GTTCTATGTTCTGAAAAGGATCTTGCTACAAAAGAAACTGTAATTCGCATGATTAAGGTATTAAGGCATCTTCAGCAAACACTACCACCATCCACCATGGAATCAACATGGTCATATCTTTTGCCTCAACAGGAGATGGAATTGAAATTAATTCAATCAGCTGAGGAAGATGCTATCTTATAA
- the LOC107809035 gene encoding uncharacterized protein LOC107809035 isoform X2 has translation MDVPFETFISEYMRSTKDPDSLAIKLSIFIDSSDIDSREKCAVFLRKLLTSDNDFFTWWNLSESTQSTIKAILLERISIEESESILKHLGDTVSGLAASLLPRNNWPELLPFLYQCLDSSSFKLIESASSIFGQLAHDLGDTVVPWVKQVHSRLLNTLHDDNLDLDYSIAGMIAAITFIQFQCVSKSNQKERFQELLPALLKRLTDTLSNSDKEIAAHDVLKLLMKFAKDEPRFLRRQLTDVVSTMFEIAEDERLKEGTRHLTIEFLIILVETRKRAPGMMKRLPLFISRCFALLLKLLLDVKDDPAWHSVEIMKDDTGETSNFSFGKECLDRFSRALGGKSIAHIAIEQLCTYLDAPEWEKRHAAIFALAFIAKGCLKVMNKNLEQVVDMVLKCFEDPHPRVRWAACRAISSLLIDFRPDMQERYHNKIFLSLTAAMDDFHPQVQASSTRALCFFCLFGKPETSISYLDGIVSKLFVLLQNDKPIVQQQALTAITSISHSVKEHFGTYYDTVMSHLKAVLRNTDLKSNLILQPAIECIGSVAMAVGKEKFRGDEKQVMEVLMSLQGVQAKGDGPLINYLLIAYSRIFHCLGQDFLPYMSAVMPFFIQCAQLEPAMTISTQSDYGTNEFDDNSIDNVKKQDVLRAKARGCAMLCLCAEILKEDFYPWISQAVSIFIPLLKFYTYNDVRIYAVSAMSLLLSSAKLAVAKGIAQGGSESYFTKLSDYIVLALVEALHKEPVTEICGIMLYELNNCLQICVPLLTESQVRSIVNEIKHVITESSSRKQEFTEQAKTEDFDAEEAELLSAERKQQEEVLSYVGEILRTLIKAFKTSFLPFLDELSPYLLPMWAKDNTTNERRISILIFDSLVEECPEAALKYYDVCLPLVLEASNDEDPNVRQKLFQGSM, from the exons ATGGATGTTCCGTTCGAAACATTTATCTCCGAATACATGCGGAGCACAAAGGATCCTGACTCCCTTGCTATTAAGCTTTCTATCTTTATCGACTCTTCTGACATTGATTCCCGTGAAAAGTGTGCTGTCTTCCTTAGGAAGTTGCTTACTTCTGATAATGACTTCTTCACTTGGTGGAATCTAAGTGAGTCAACTCAATCCACCATCAAAGCTATTCTCCTTGAGCGTATCTCTATTGAAGAATCTGAATCCATCCTCAAACACCTCGGTGACACTGTTTCAGGTCTAGCAGCTTCACTTCTCCCCCGCAACAACTGGCCTGAACTGTTGCCATTCTTGTACCAATGCCTTGATTCATCTTCATTCAAGTTAATAGAGTCAGCTTCCTCTATATTTGGGCAACTAGCTCACGACCTTGGCGATACAGTAGTCCCTTGGGTAAAACAGGTGCACTCACGGTTACTTAATACACTACATGATGATAACCTCGATCTTGATTATAGTATTGCCGGCATGATTGCTGCGATCACCTTCATTCAATTTCAATGCGTATCAAAGTCAAATCAAAAGGAGCGGTTTCAGGAGCTATTGCCAGCTCTACTGAAGAGGTTGACTGATACATTGAGCAACAGTGATAAGGAGATCGCAGCACACGACGTGCTGAAACTTTTAATGAAGTTTGCGAAGGATGAGCCTAGGTTCTTGAGGAGGCAGCTAACGGATGTGGTGTCTACCATGTTCGAGATAGCAGAGGACGAGCGCTTGAAAGAGGGGACGAGGCACTTGACAATTGAATTTTTGATTATTTTGGTGGAGACAAGAAAGAGGGCCCCTGGTATGATGAAGAGGCTGCCCTTGTTTATTAGCAGATGTTTTGCATTGTTATTGAAGTTATTACTAGATGTTAAGGATGACCCTGCTTGGCATAGTGTCGAGATCATGAAAGATGATACAGGGGAAACAAGTAACTTCAGTTTTGGTAAAGAGTGTTTAGATCGGTTTTCTCGTGCATTAGGAGGTAAATCTATTGCTCATATTGCCATAGAGCAGCTATGCACTTACTTGGATGCTCCAGAGTGGGAGAAGCGCCATGCAGCTATCTTTGCACTTGCTTTCATTGCTAAAGGTTGCTTAAAG GTGATGAATAAGAATCTGGAGCAGGTGGTTGATATGGTTCTTAAATGTTTCGAAGATCCTCATCCTCGAGTCAGATGGGCTGCTTGTAGGGCAATTTCTTCATTGTTGATTGACTTCCGTCCAGATATGCAAGAACGATATCATAATAAAATATTCCTTTCATTAACTGCAGCTATGGATGATTTTCATCCACAAGTGCAG GCATCTTCCACTAGAGCTCTCTGCTTCTTCTGTTTGTTTGGCAAGCCAGAAACTTCAATATCTTACCTAGATGGAATAGTTAGCAAACTGTTTGTACTTCTACAG AATGACAAACCAATAGTCCAACAACAAGCATTAACTGCAATAACTAGTATATCTCACTCTGTTAAG GAGCACTTCGGAACCTACTATGACACTGTTATGTCACACTTGAAAGCTGTCCTGAGGAACACAGATCTGAAATCTAATCTCATTCTTCAACCCGCAATAGAGTGCATAGGCTCTGTTGCGATGGCTGTTGGCAAAGAGAAATTTAGGGGAGACGAAAAGCAG GTTATGGAAGTGCTTATGTCATTACAAGGAGTACAAGCGAAGGGGGATGGTCCTCTTATTAATTACTTGCTAATA GCATATAGTAGAATTTTTCATTGCCTTGGACAGGATTTTCTTCCTTATATGAGTGCAGTCATGCCCTTTTTTATTCAATGTGCTCAACTTGAACCTGCTATGACCATCTCTACACAGTCGGACTATGGAACTAATGAATTTGATGATAATAG TATAGATAATGTCAAGAAACAAGATGTTCTACGGGCGAAAGCTAGAGGCTGTGCTATGCTATGCCTTTGTGCTGAAATATTAAAGGAAGACTTCTACCCATGGATTTCTCAG GCTGTTTCAATTTTTATTCCGCTTTTGAAATTCTATACCTACAATGATGTCAGGATATATGCTGTTAGTG CCATGTCCCTCCTGTTGAGTTCTGCTAAGCTGGCTGTTGCGAAAGGGATTGCTCAAGGTGGAAGTGAGTCATATTTCACAAAGTTGTCAGACTATATAGTCCTGGCTTTGGTAGAGGCTTTGCATAAG GAGCCTGTGACAGAAATATGTGGAATCATGTTGTATGAATTGAATAATTGCCTGCAG ATATGTGTACCACTTCTCACTGAAAGTCAGGTTCGTAGCATCGTCAATGAGATAAAGCATGTCATTACAGaaagttcaagtagaaaacaagAATTCACAGAGCAAGCTAAAACAGAAGACTTTGATGCTGAGGAAGCTGAATTATTGAGTgcagaaagaaaacaacaagaagAAGTTCTCAGCTAT GTTGGTGAAATATTACGCACATTGATCAAAGCTTTCAAGACTTCTTTCTTGCCTTTCCTTGACGAGTTGTCGCCATATTTATTACCTATGTGG GCCAAGGATAATACAACTAACGAGAGACGTATATCTATTCTCATCTTTGATTCTCTTGTGGAGGAGTGCCCTGAAGCAGCTCTAAA GTACTACGATGTATGTCTTCCTTTAGTTTTGGAAGCAAGCAATGATGAAGACCCAAATGTTAGACAG AAGCTCTTTCAAGGATCTATGTAG